One region of Ornithinibacter aureus genomic DNA includes:
- a CDS encoding ribbon-helix-helix protein, CopG family, whose amino-acid sequence MSTLERRLQLLLTQEQHARLAEVAKESGRSVNAVIREAIDRQHPDEATKRAAALKRWLDRTATPVEAGLGPTPSAAQLKAEYEQDEIDHMDAILRG is encoded by the coding sequence ATGTCCACCCTGGAACGCCGACTTCAGCTGCTCCTCACGCAGGAGCAGCATGCCCGCCTGGCGGAGGTGGCCAAGGAAAGCGGCCGAAGCGTCAACGCGGTGATCCGTGAGGCCATCGACCGTCAGCACCCCGATGAGGCGACCAAGCGGGCCGCTGCCCTGAAGCGATGGCTCGACCGCACGGCGACGCCGGTGGAGGCCGGTCTGGGGCCAACACCGAGCGCAGCACAGCTGAAGGCCGAGTACGAGCAGGACGAGATCGATCACATGGATGCGATCTTGCGTGGCTGA
- a CDS encoding type II toxin-antitoxin system VapC family toxin, producing MADHFLDATIILLAAGEPSTAQHACRSFLEAQAASGSTLHMSVEGVQEVLFHRMRMVDRATAVAEARDVQEMVVLHRFDEGVLQTAISLVATSTVRGRDAVHAATAIRAGFDAIVTTDSDFDGIPGLRRIDPRDT from the coding sequence GTGGCTGACCACTTCCTTGACGCCACGATCATCCTGCTCGCCGCTGGCGAACCCAGCACGGCACAGCACGCGTGCCGGTCCTTCCTCGAGGCCCAGGCCGCCTCGGGCTCGACGTTGCACATGAGTGTCGAGGGGGTTCAGGAGGTCCTCTTCCATCGCATGCGCATGGTGGATCGTGCGACCGCGGTCGCGGAGGCCCGCGACGTTCAGGAGATGGTCGTCCTGCATCGGTTCGACGAAGGCGTCCTGCAGACGGCGATCTCCCTCGTGGCCACCTCGACCGTTCGTGGCCGAGATGCCGTCCACGCCGCGACCGCCATCCGCGCGGGGTTCGACGCCATCGTGACCACCGACTCGGACTTCGACGGCATCCCGGGCCTTCGCCGCATCGACCCCCGCGACACCTGA